The Pseudomonas berkeleyensis genome includes a region encoding these proteins:
- a CDS encoding VOC family protein encodes MLDHIFLSVKNVDAAVQFYSQALAPLGIRNRLDYDGKNGPPGHPDLKGFGAQGRMFFWLREGAVDTRAVHVGFVADSCDAVDAAYAAALAAGATDAGAPGARLHYDPRYYAANVRDLDGYSLEFVYKSWQHGH; translated from the coding sequence ATGCTTGACCATATTTTTCTTTCGGTGAAAAACGTCGATGCTGCGGTGCAGTTCTACTCACAGGCACTGGCTCCGCTCGGTATTCGTAACCGGCTCGATTACGACGGCAAGAACGGCCCACCGGGACATCCTGATCTCAAGGGTTTTGGCGCACAGGGGCGCATGTTTTTCTGGCTGCGTGAGGGGGCGGTCGATACCCGTGCCGTGCATGTCGGCTTCGTCGCCGATAGCTGCGACGCTGTCGATGCGGCATACGCCGCCGCGTTGGCCGCAGGTGCTACGGATGCCGGAGCCCCTGGTGCTCGGCTGCACTATGACCCTCGCTACTACGCCGCGAATGTTCGCGATCTAGATGGCTATAGCCTGGAGTTCGTCTACAAGAGCTGGCAACACGGGCATTGA
- a CDS encoding SDR family NAD(P)-dependent oxidoreductase, producing MSTIVITGGSRGIGASTAIECARRGLGVILTYNSHPLRAAEVVEQIQTEGGKAVALKLDVSEVESFHAFRDEVVDVLTREFQARGLTGLINNAGYGLFNPIENVTPAQFDGLLNVHLKGPFFLTQTLLPLLQEGAGIVNVTSATTRVATVGVAPYAAFKTGLEVLTRYMAKEFGERRIRVNAVSPGPVRTELGGGLNADFETLLAGQTALGRIGEPEEVARVIAMLLTADGSWINGQSIEVAGGYII from the coding sequence ATGAGTACAATCGTCATTACAGGTGGAAGTCGAGGCATCGGTGCCAGCACGGCCATCGAGTGCGCCCGTCGCGGTCTGGGCGTGATTCTGACTTACAACAGCCACCCACTGCGTGCTGCTGAAGTGGTCGAACAGATCCAGACAGAAGGTGGCAAGGCCGTGGCACTGAAGCTGGATGTCAGTGAGGTAGAGAGCTTTCACGCATTTCGCGATGAGGTGGTGGACGTCCTGACCCGCGAGTTTCAAGCACGTGGGCTGACGGGGTTGATCAACAACGCCGGCTATGGACTGTTCAACCCCATCGAGAACGTCACCCCGGCGCAATTCGATGGCCTGCTGAATGTGCATCTGAAGGGGCCGTTCTTCTTGACGCAAACCCTACTGCCTTTGCTGCAGGAAGGGGCAGGTATCGTCAATGTCACCAGTGCAACCACCCGCGTGGCGACCGTAGGCGTTGCGCCTTATGCAGCCTTCAAGACGGGGCTGGAGGTGCTCACGCGTTACATGGCTAAGGAGTTCGGTGAGCGCCGCATCCGTGTAAACGCCGTTTCACCCGGGCCTGTGCGTACCGAGTTGGGCGGTGGACTGAACGCAGATTTCGAGACCTTGCTCGCGGGCCAGACAGCCCTGGGACGCATCGGTGAGCCTGAGGAGGTCGCACGTGTGATCGCTATGCTGCTGACTGCCGACGGCAGCTGGATCAACGGCCAGTCCATCGAAGTCGCTGGCGGTTACATCATCTGA